From one Vanessa tameamea isolate UH-Manoa-2023 chromosome 9, ilVanTame1 primary haplotype, whole genome shotgun sequence genomic stretch:
- the LOC113395083 gene encoding signal recognition particle subunit SRP68 — protein sequence MVVLEGESGDAQTITANDETKQDAKIPNSLSLEIFRIIKDAQQQHGLRHGDYQRYRGYCSRRIRRLRKVLKIPQGDRRHYRRRDVTATHLTATNAENRLLCVPLLQAERAWAHAMQLRQEANTEPRKKFHLVSRLKKACAHAHLLLQLCEQSGSCDARTQLEAGAYAAWLSGALLLELQQWRPAAESLQRAQLVLEKLSAALPEDERLVYKQKVDELKPSLRYCAYNIGDESAAGDLVAMRGQGLIENLDTLMAQAKESRSGIMHEVEWRGRRVTVRPEKVRLFLIALQDLEKSVASAQNTQAKIDILENILMDCKDAISAIKDEIKNDPKLKSPSESNQMSSINYLLSYLMYLRLVRTIERNNLLVQQAEEARKSNTPIDGKKVRPQDLTRLYEIILQNYTELQQLPGFENDAGYQKEIETELKAYRAFRCYYIAQVLTGLRRFREALAMLERCGTYTSESLASKLQDKWLLEKLKALQKDIESCKFEVHADSVLEDDDDDEETKYTSGKSYKDKKPLVDRLDDYREETQMLTKNPNIFKMPPPMEAVPCKPLFFDLACNFIEFPNLDDKTGAANSKKQGAGITGLVKGFLGWGKSDK from the exons aTGGTCGTTTTGGAAGGAGAAAGTGGAGATGCGCAAACTATAACTGCCAACGATGAAACTAAACAAGATGCTAAAATTCCGAATTCCTTATCATTAGAAA TATTTCGTATAATAAAGGATGCCCAACAACAGCATGGACTTCGTCACGGTGATTACCAACGGTATCGGGGTTACTGTTCACGTCGTATTAGGCGTTTACGTAAAGTGCTCAAAATACCTCAG gGTGACAGACGTCATTATCGCCGCCGTGATGTGACCGCGACACACTTGACCGCTACGAATGCTGAAAATCGTTTACTCTGTGTGCCGTTATTGCAAGCCGAACGAGCCTGGGCACATGCCATGCAATTGCGCCAAGAAGCCAACACTGAGCCGAGAAAGAAGTTCCATCTTGTCTCGCGATTGAAAAAGGCGTGCGCCCACGCCCATTTGCTCTTACAACTTTGCGAG CAAAGCGGGTCGTGCGACGCGCGCACGCAGCTGGAGGCGGGCGCGTACGCGGCGTGGCTGAGCGGCGCGCTGCTGCTGGAGCTGCAGCAGTGGCGCCCCGCCGCCGAGAGCTTGCAGCGCGCGCAGCTCGTGCTGGAGAAGCTCTCCGCCGCGCTGCCCGAGGACGAGAGGCTCGTGTACAAGCAGAAA gTTGATGAATTGAAGCCAAGTCTACGTTATTGTGCGTACAACATCGGCGACGAGTCCGCTGCTGGAGACCTCGTCGCTATGCGTGGACAAGGGCTCATTGAAAATTTGGATACACTAATGGCTCAAGCTAA GGAGTCGCGCTCTGGAATCATGCACGAAGTGGAATGGCGCGGCCGTCGCGTTACTGTTCGTCCGGAGAAAGTGCGACTCTTTCTTATCGCATTACAGGATTTGGAAAAATCCGTCGCGAGTGCACAAAATACTCAAGCTAAGATAGATATCCTCGAGAACATACTCATGGACTGCAAAGACGCTATATCGGCTATCAAGGACGAAATAAAAAACGATCCTAAACTAAAATCGCCATCGGAATCGAATCAAATGTCGAGCATTAATTACTTGCTCTCGTATTTGATGTACTTGCGTCTCGTTCGCACCATTGAACGGAACAATTTGCTCGTTCAACAAGCTGAAGAAGCGCGTAAAAGCAATACTCCGATCGATGGGAAAAAGGTTCGCCCTCAGGACTTGACTAGGCTATATGAAATTATTCTGCAAAATTATACCGAATTACAGCAGCTTCCAGGCTTCGAGAACGATGCTGGCTATCAAAAGGAAATTGAGACAGAGTTAAAGGCTTATAGAGCTTTCCGCTGCTATTACATCGCCCAGGTTCTGACAGGACTCAGACGTTTCAGGGAGGCACTTGCCATGCTGGAACGCTGTGGGACTTATACCAGCGAGTCGCTGGCTAGCAAACTACAAGACAAGTGGCTGTTAGAGAAATTGAAAGCTTTGCAGAAGGATATCGAAAGCTGCAAATTTGAAGTGCACGCTGACTCCGTGCTAGAAGACGACGATGACGAtgaagaaacaaaatatacgaGCGGGAAGTCGTACAAAGATAAAAAGCCACTCGTTGACCGGCTGGACGACTATCGTGAAGAGACACAAATGCTCACAAAGAatcctaatatatttaaaatgcctCCTCCGATGGAAGCGGTTCCTTGCAAACCCCTGTTCTTCGACTTGGCGTGCAATTTTATCGAGTTTCCTAACCTAGACGACAAAACCGGTGCGGCAAATAGCAAGAAACAAGGTGCTGGCATTACGGGACTTGTTAAGGGATTCCTGGGATGGGGTAAAAGCGACAAATAG
- the LOC113395089 gene encoding large ribosomal subunit protein eL29: protein MAKSKNHTNHNQNRKAHRNGIKKPTNFRHESTLGMDPKFLRNQRFCKKGNLKPAKQLARAANRKAAREAKTKK, encoded by the exons ATGGCAAAGTCAAAGAACCATACAAATCATAAccaaa ATCGCAAAGCTCACAGGAATGGTATTAAAAAGCCCACGAATTTCAGACACGAATCAACCCTCggt ATGGACCCTAAATTCTTGAGGAACCAGAGGTTTTGCAAAAAGGGTAACCTGAAACCCGCCAAACAACTGGCTCGTGCTGCAAACAGGAAAGCTGCAAGAGAAGCTAAGACTAAGAAATGA